A portion of the Lolium rigidum isolate FL_2022 chromosome 1, APGP_CSIRO_Lrig_0.1, whole genome shotgun sequence genome contains these proteins:
- the LOC124682904 gene encoding transcription factor MAMYB-like has product MEFIDDDWDSQPRARVVHTRANAVANSSSAATANPASRSLPHTAACAASAVLLLAGAYSLGAAYQVFSSVLIWIAFSLLLAPFAPSSATGGDISVGRGTLLPGQEPSEEPTPDPVAPSRRGRRQNAAPPPPKSSDPIAPPTQMRAARQEAAVLNAGEREEDVGEWTDQEMELLRRQMLKHPAGEPQRWEKIASVFGGRRTPESVIRAAKSGATAAAGGSFEQFLRKRKPLDPRAEAADADEGGNAGGGDGGDGGWSASDDRALLNALKEFPKDTAMRWEKVAAAVPGKTKAGCMKRVTGLKRDFRSSKAPSEA; this is encoded by the coding sequence atGGAGTTCATCGACGACGACTGGGACTCCCAGCCGCGCGCGCGCGTCGTCCATACCCGCGCCAACGCCGTCGCcaactcctcctccgccgccacggcTAACCCCGCGTCGCGCTCCCTCCCCCACACCGCCGCCTGCGCGGCATCAGCcgtgctcctcctcgccggcgcctaCTCGCTCGGCGCGGCCTACCAGGTCTTCTCCTCCGTCCTCATCTGGATCGCGTTCTCCCTGCTCCTCGCCCCTTTCGCgccctcctccgccaccggcgGCGACATCTCCGTCGGCCGCGGCACCCTCCTCCCCGGCCAGGAACCGTCCGAGGAGCCCACCCCGGACCCCGTCGCACCTTCCCGCCGGGGTCGCCGCCAGAACGCGGCCCCGCCGCCCCCGAAGTCGTCAGATCCGATCGCTCCTCCCACCCAGATGCGTGCGGCGCGGCAGGAGGCTGCTGTCCTGAACGCTGGGGAGAGGGAGGAGGATGTTGGCGAGTGGACCGACCAAGAAATGGAGCTTCTCCGGCGGCAGATGCTGAAGCACCCGGCTGGGGAGCCCCAGCGCTGGGAGAAGATCGCCTCCGTGTTCGGCGGCCGCCGCACGCCGGAGAGCGTCATCCGCGCGGCCAAGTCAGGCGCCACCGCAGCAGCTGGGGGCTCATTCGAGCAGTTCCTGCGCAAGCGCAAGCCGCTCGACCCGAGGGCTGAGGCGGCAGATGCCGATGAAGGTGGCAATGCCGGAGGAGGGGATGGTGGCGACGGTGGTTGGAGTGCCAGTGATGACCGTGCTCTGCTTAACGCACTCAAGGAGTTCCCCAAGGACACAGCAATGAGGTGGGAGAAGGTGGCTGCGGCGGTGCCTGGGAAGACCAAGGCCGGGTGCATGAAGAGGGTCACTGGGCTCAAGCGTGACTTCCGGAGCAGCAAGGCGCCATCAGAAGCTTGA
- the LOC124687038 gene encoding tobamovirus multiplication protein 2A-like, protein MACRGFFECILKLLNFVVMVVGMAVTGYGVYLLVMWLQLLTPSPAPAPPPAVAPSGDLVRLGRPMLLLLLDASLPDGTVERLSSAWFIFALIGIGVVLFITSIFGCAGASSRSGCCLSTYSFLIILFIIVELAAGCFIFFDHNWKHVIPVDKTGNFDMIYSFLKENWKIAKWVALGAVVFEALLFTVALIVQSGNQDDYDSDDEYIGARSGVRQPLVNTDPRVPNLDYRPIRNDAWSQRMRDKYGVDSFDPNRFQQATISPAEQRSRCTIL, encoded by the exons ATGGCGTGCAGGGGCTTCTTCGAATGCATCCTCAAGCTGCTCAACTTCGTCGTCATGGTGGTCGGGATGGCCGTGACGGGCTACGGCGTCTACCTGCTCGTCATGTGGCTCCAGCTGCTCACTCCGTCGCCGGCACCGGCGCCTCCGCCGGCGGTGGCTCCTAGCGGCGACCTCGTGCGGCTTGGGCGCCCGAtgcttcttctccttcttgacgcgtCTCTGCCAGACGGGACAGTGGAGAGGCTCTCCAGCGCCTG GTTTATTTTTGCGTTAATTGGCATCGGCGTTGTACTCTTCATTACCTCCATCTTTGGTTGTGCTGGAGCGTCATCTAGGAGCGGATGCTGCTTATCCACT TATTCATTCCTCATCATTTTGTTCATAATAGTAGAGCTTGCTGCAGGATGCTTCATTTTCTTCGATCATAACTGGAAACAT GTGATTCCAGTTGATAAAACTGGTAACTTTGACATGATCTACAGTTTCCTCAAAGAAAATTGGAAAATTGCAAAATGGGTTGCACTTGGAGCTGTTGTCTTTGAG GCACTGTTGTTCACTGTAGCCCTCATAGTGCAGTCAGGCAATCAAGATGATTACGACAGTGATGATGAGTACATTGGCGCGAGGTCTGGAGTCCGTCAGCCATTAGTGAATACTGATCCTAGGGTGCCCAATCTTGACTACCGTCCGATCAGGAACGATGCGTGGAGCCAAAGAATGAGAGACAAG TATGGGGTGGATAGCTTTGATCCAAACAGGTTTCAACAGGCCACGATATCTCCCGCAGAACAAAGAAGTCGATGCACAATCCTCTGA
- the LOC124682905 gene encoding germin-like protein 8-11, translating into MASSYFLLLTAVLALVSWQATASDPGPLQDFCVADNSSRVLVNGFVCKDPKDVKVEDFFLAAKLDMPRDTKTNKVGSNVTLINVMRIPGLNTLGISLARIDYAPLGENPPHTHPRATEILAVLEGTLYVGFVTSNPENKFLSKELKEGDVFVFPQGLIHFQFNPNPYKPTVAIAALSSQNPGAITIANAVFGSKPMIPDDVLAKAFQVEKNTVDWLQAQFWADNHN; encoded by the exons ATGGCATCGTCCTACTTCCTCCTCCTAACTGCTGTTCTTGCACTGGTCTCATGGCAAGCCACAGCTTCGGATCCTGGCCCACTCCAAGATTTCTGCGTTGCAGACAACAGCTCACGAG TGCTTGTTAATGGATTCGTTTGCAAAGATCCAAAGGATGTGAAAGTAGAGGATTTCTTCCTAGCGGCCAAACTTGACATGCCGAGGGACACAAAGACGAACAAGGTTGGGTCCAATGTGACTCTGATCAATGTCATGCGGATTCCTGGCCTCAACACTCTTGGCATCTCCCTTGCGCGCATTGACTATGCACCCCTTGGTGAGAACCCACCTCACACGCACCCTCGTGCTACCGAGATCCTCGCTGTGCTTGAGGGCACGCTCTACGTTGGCTTCGTCACGTCAAACCCGGAGAACAAGTTCTTATCCAAGGAGCTCAAAGAGGGTGATGTCTTTGTTTTCCCACAAGGACTCATCCACTTCCAGTTCAATCCCAACCCCTACAAACCGACAGTTGCAATTGCTGCACTTAGCAGCCAAAACCCAGGGGCAATTACCATCGCCAATGCTGTATTTGGATCAAAGCCAATGATCCCGGATGATGTTCTTGCCAAGGCATTTCAGGTGGAGAAGAATACCGTGGACTGGCTTCAAGCTCAGTTTTGGGCCGACAACCACAATTAG